In Triticum aestivum cultivar Chinese Spring chromosome 5B, IWGSC CS RefSeq v2.1, whole genome shotgun sequence, the following proteins share a genomic window:
- the LOC123117467 gene encoding protein synthesis inhibitor II-like — protein MAATPVMPAKSVDKPLFTETFNVPASSADYVTFINGVRNKLGNPGHFSHNRPVLLPVEPNVAPSRWFHIVLKTSPASTGLTLATRADNLYWEGFKSSDDTWWELTPGLIPGATYLGFGGTYRDLLGYTDKLTNVALGRQQMADAVTALYGRTKADKTSGPKQQQAREAVTTLLLMVHEATRFQTVSGFVAGLLHPKAVEKKSGKISDELKAQVNGWQDLSEELLKTDAKPPPGKSPAKFTPIEKMGVRTAEQAAATLGILLFIEVPGGLTVAQGLQLFRARGGK, from the coding sequence ATGGCGGCGACACCGGTGATGCCGGCGAAGAGCGTGGACAAGCCGCTCTTCACCGAGACGTTCAATGTCCCGGCCAGCTCCGCCGACTACGTCACCTTCATCAATGGCGTCCGCAACAAGCTCGGTAACCCGGGCCACTTCTCCCACAACCGCCCCGTGCTGCTGCCGGTCGAGCCCAACGTCGCGCCGAGCAGGTGGTTCCACATCGTGCTCAAGACCTCGCCGGCTAGCACTGGGCTCACGCTCGCCACCCGCGCCGACAACCTCTACTGGGAGGGCTTCAAGAGCAGCGACGACACGTGGTGGGAGCTTACCCCGGGCCTCATCCCCGGCGCCACCTACCTCGGGTTCGGCGGCACCTACCGCGACCTCCTCGGCTACACTGACAAGCTGACCAACGTAGCTCTCGGCCGGCAGCAGATGGCCGACGCGGTGACCGCGCTCTACGGGCGTACCAAGGCCGACAAGACCTCTGGCCCGAAGCAGCAACAGGCGAGGGAGGCGGTGACGACGCTGCTCCTCATGGTGCACGAGGCCACGCGGTTCCAGACCGTGTCGGGGTTCGTGGCCGGCCTGCTGCACCCCAAGGCGGTGGAGAAGAAGAGCGGGAAGATCTCCGACGAGCTAAAGGCCCAGGTGAACGGGTGGCAGGACTTATCCGAAGAGCTGCTGAAGACGGATGCGAAGCCCCCGCCGGGAAAGTCGCCAGCGAAGTTCACGCCGATCGAGAAGATGGGCGTGAGGACGGCGGAGCAGGCGGCCGCCACGCTGGGGATCCTGCTGTTCATCGAGGTGCCGGGTGGGTTGACGGTGGCCCAGGGGCTGCAGCTGTTTCGTGCGCGTGGGGGAAAATAG
- the LOC123117468 gene encoding protein synthesis inhibitor II, which produces MAAKMAKNVDKPLFTATFNVQASSADYVTFINGIRNKLRNPGHSSHNRPVLPPIEPNVPPSRWFHIVLKTSPASTGLTLATRADNLYWEGFKSSDGTWWELTPGLIPGATHVGFGGTYRDLLGDTDKLTNVALGRQQMADAVTALYGRTKADKTSGPKQQQAREAVTTLLLMVHEATRFQTVSGFVAGVLHPKEKKSGKIGNEMKAQVNGWQDLSEALLKTDAKPPPGKAPAKFTPIEKMGVRTAEQAAATLGILLFVQVPGGMTVAQALELFHKSGGK; this is translated from the coding sequence ATGGCGGCAAAGATGGCGAAGAACGTGGACAAGCCGCTCTTCACGGCGACGTTCAACGTCCAGGCCAGCTCTGCCGACTATGTCACCTTCATCAACGGCATCCGCAACAAGCTCCGCAACCCGGGGCACTCCTCCCACAACCGCCCCGTGCTGCCGCCGATCGAGCCCAACGTCCCGCCGAGCAGGTGGTTCCACATCGTGCTCAAGACATCGCCGGCAAGCACCGGGCTCACGCTCGCCACCCGCGCCGACAACCTCTACTGGGAGGGCTTCAAGAGCAGCGACGGCACCTGGTGGGAGCTCACCCCCGGACTCATCCCCGGCGCCACCCACGTTGGGTTCGGCGGCACGTATCGCGACCTCCTCGGCGACACCGACAAGCTGACCAACGTCGCTCTCGGCCGGCAGCAGATGGCGGACGCGGTGACCGCGCTCTACGGGCGCACCAAGGCCGATAAGACCTCCGGCCCGAAGCAGCAGCAGGCGAGGGAGGCGGTGACGACGCTGCTCCTCATGGTGCACGAGGCCACGCGGTTCCAGACCGTGTCGGGGTTCGTGGCTGGAGTGCTGCACCCCAAGGAGAAGAAGAGCGGGAAGATCGGCAATGAGATGAAGGCCCAGGTGAACGGATGGCAGGACCTGTCCGAAGCGCTGCTGAAGACGGACGCGAAGCCCCCGCCGGGAAAGGCGCCAGCGAAGTTCACGCCGATCGAGAAGATGGGCGTGAGGACGGCGGAGCAGGCGGCCGCCACCCTGGGGATCCTGCTGTTCGTCCAGGTGCCCGGTGGGATGACGGTGGCCCAGGCGCTGGAGCTGTTTCATAAGAGTGGGGGGAAATAG
- the LOC123117470 gene encoding protein synthesis inhibitor II-like: MAATPVMPAKSVDKPLFTETFNVPASSADYVTFINGVRNKLGNPGHFSHNRPVLPPVEPNIAPSRWFHIVLKTSTASTGLTFATRADNLYWEGFKSSDDTWWELTPGLIPGATYLGFGGTYRDLLGYTDKLTNVALGRQQMADKVTALYGRTNADKTSGLKQQQARVAVTTLLLMVHEATRFQTVSGFVAGLLHPKAVEKKSGKISDELKAQVNGWQDLSEELLKTDAKPPPGKSPAKFTPIEKMGVRTAEQAAAALGILLFIEVPGGLTVAQGLQLFRALGGK, encoded by the coding sequence ATGGCGGCGACACCGGTCATGCCGGCGAAGAGCGTGGACAAGCCGCTCTTCACCGAGACGTTCAATGTCCCGGCCAGCTCCGCCGACTACGTCACCTTCATCAACGGCGTCCGCAACAAGCTCGGTAACCCGGGCCACTTCTCCCACAACCGCCCCGTGCTGCCGCCGGTCGAGCCCAATATCGCGCCGAGCAGGTGGTTCCACATCGTGCTCAAGACCTCGACGGCTAGCACTGGGCTCACGTTCGCCACCCGCGCCGACAACCTCTACTGGGAGGGCTTCAAGAGCAGCGACGACACGTGGTGGGAGCTTACCCCGGGCCTCATCCCCGGCGCCACCTACCTCGGGTTCGGCGGCACCTACCGCGACCTCCTCGGCTACACTGACAAGCTGACCAACGTAGCTCTCGGCCGGCAGCAGATGGCCGACAAGGTGACCGCGCTCTACGGGCGTACCAACGCCGACAAGACCTCTGGCCTGAAGCAGCAGCAGGCGAGGGTGGCGGTGACGACGCTGCTCCTCATGGTGCACGAGGCCACGCGGTTCCAGACCGTGTCGGGGTTCGTGGCCGGCCTGCTGCACCCCAAGGCGGTGGAGAAGAAGAGCGGGAAGATCTCCGACGAGCTAAAGGCCCAGGTGAACGGGTGGCAAGACTTATCCGAAGAGCTGCTGAAGACGGATGCGAAGCCCCCGCCGGGAAAGTCGCCAGCGAAGTTCACGCCGATCGAGAAGATGGGCGTGAGGACGGCGGAGCAGGCCGCCGCCGCGCTGGGGATCCTGCTGTTCATCGAGGTGCCGGGTGGGCTGACGGTGGCCCAGGGGCTGCAGCTGTTTCGTGCGCTTGGGGGAAAATAG
- the LOC123117471 gene encoding protein synthesis inhibitor II yields MAAKMAKNVDKPLFTATFNVQASSADYVTFINGIRNKLRNPGHSSHNRPVLPPIEPNVPPSRWFHIVLKTSPASTGLTLATRADNLYWEGFKSSDDTWWELTPGLIPGATHVGFAGTYRDLLGDTDKLTNVALGRQQMADAVTALYGRTKADKTSGPKQQQAREAVTTLLLMVHEATRFQTVSGFVAGVLHPKEKKSGKIGNEMKAQVNGWQDLSEALLKTDAKPPPGKAPAKFTPIEKMGVRTAEQAAATLGILLFVQVPGGMTVAQALELFHKSGGK; encoded by the coding sequence ATGGCGGCAAAGATGGCGAAGAACGTGGACAAGCCGCTCTTCACGGCGACGTTCAACGTCCAGGCCAGCTCTGCCGACTATGTCACCTTCATCAACGGCATCCGCAACAAGCTCCGCAACCCGGGGCACTCCTCCCACAACCGCCCCGTGCTGCCGCCGATCGAGCCCAACGTCCCGCCGAGCAGGTGGTTCCACATCGTCCTCAAGACATCGCCGGCAAGCACCGGGCTCACGCTCGCCACCCGCGCCGACAACCTCTACTGGGAGGGCTTCAAGAGCAGCGACGACACCTGGTGGGAGCTCACCCCCGGACTCATCCCCGGCGCCACCCACGTTGGGTTCGCCGGCACGTATCGTGACCTCCTCGGCGACACCGACAAGCTGACCAACGTCGCTCTCGGCCGGCAGCAGATGGCGGACGCGGTGACCGCGCTCTACGGGCGCACCAAGGCCGACAAGACCTCCGGCCCGAAGCAGCAGCAGGCGAGGGAGGCGGTGACGACGCTGCTCCTCATGGTGCACGAGGCCACGCGGTTCCAGACCGTGTCGGGGTTCGTGGCTGGAGTGCTGCACCCCAAGGAGAAGAAGAGCGGGAAGATCGGCAATGAGATGAAGGCCCAGGTGAACGGATGGCAGGACCTGTCCGAAGCGCTGCTGAAGACGGACGCGAAGCCCCCGCCGGGAAAGGCGCCAGCGAAGTTCACGCCGATCGAGAAGATGGGCGTGAGGACGGCGGAGCAGGCGGCCGCCACCCTGGGGATCCTGCTGTTCGTCCAAGTGCCCGGTGGGATGACGGTGGCCCAGGCGCTGGAGCTGTTTCATAAGAGTGGGGGGAAATAG